One segment of Coffea arabica cultivar ET-39 chromosome 7c, Coffea Arabica ET-39 HiFi, whole genome shotgun sequence DNA contains the following:
- the LOC113701424 gene encoding HMG-Y-related protein A-like, producing the protein MATEVGKPPSLPSYPQMIFEAMSALQQKDGANKTAISKYIESRYGDLPAGHSNLLSAHLTRMKDTGEVVFFKNNYLIPDPTAPPRRGRGRPPKPKDPLAPGAVVPSEPKSRGRPKKDPNAESAPKKPKPVAPSAQPAVSKTGRPRGRPRKVQPQSAGGGAEES; encoded by the exons ATGGCGACTGAAGTTGGTAAACCTCCCTCGCTCCCTTCATACCCACAG ATGATTTTTGAAGCCATGAGTGCATTGCAGCAAAAAGATGGTGCGAACAAGACAGCAATTTCCAAATACATAGAATCAAGATATGGAGACTTGCCAGCTGGACATTCGAACTTGCTTTCAGCCCATTTAACCAGAATGAAAGATACTGGTGAAGTTGTTTTCTTCAAGAACAATTACCTGATTCCTGATCCCACTGCCCCTCCGAGGCGGGGCCGTGGCCGGCCCCCAAAGCCAAAGGATCCTCTGGCTCCAGGGGCAGTGGTGCCTTCTGAGCCAAAGTCTCGTGGCCGCCCAAAAAAGGACCCCAATGCAGAATCTGCTCCTAAGAAGCCGAAGCCGGTTGCCCCTTCTGCTCAGCCTGCTGTGTCGAAGACTGGGAGGCCTAGAGGTAGGCCTAGGAAGGTGCAGCCTCAGTCTGCAGGTGGTGGTGCGGAGGAGAGCTGA
- the LOC113701769 gene encoding protein MIZU-KUSSEI 1-like, which produces MHDGRLQKRALHYKSFPTLMEKRVHDHHIFPCQSSPHVHTHKLMPAPKSPSAPPPATPNGEIAPERSPSPSRPQIALQQSSHQNKKGSFISTKLFRRVRSVFKSFPIVSTPCKMPIPINGGRPHDSHHIHGGKQMTGTLFGYRKARVNLAIQENPRCLPLLVLELSINTGKLLHEMGLGLVRIALECEKHHPSEKIKLIDEPIWTMYCNGKKVGYALKREPTEDDLNVIQMLHAASMGAGVLPIDHTSAGESSSDEGELTYMRACFERVVGSRDSETYYMMNPDGRNSGPELSIFFVRV; this is translated from the coding sequence ATGCATGACGGGCGGCTCCAAAAACGTGCGCTGCACTACAAATCATTTCCGACATTGATGGAAAAGCGTGTGCACGATCACCATATATTCCCCTGCCAAAGCTCTCCTCATGTCCACACTCACAAACTAATGCCGGCACCAAAATCTCCATCAGCGCCACCTCCAGCAACCCCCAATGGCGAAATTGCACCGGAGAGGTCGCCGTCGCCCTCCCGGCCCCAAATTGCCCTTCAACAATCTTCCCATCAGAACAAAAAGGGTTCATTTATATCAACCAAACTTTTCCGTCGAGTCAGGTCAGTGTTCAAGTCATTTCCTATAGTCAGTACGCCTTGCAAGATGCCGATCCCAATCAACGGTGGTCGGCCTCACGACAGCCACCACATTCACGGAGGAAAGCAGATGACAGGAACCCTTTTCGGGTATCGAAAAGCTAGAGTTAACTTGGCTATCCAAGAAAATCCCAGGTGCCTTCCATTGCTTGTGCTCGAACTCTCCATCAACACCGGAAAGCTCCTCCATGAGATGGGATTGGGGCTGGTCAGAATTGCTTTGGAGTGTGAAAAGCATCATCCCTCGGAGAAAATCAAGCTCATTGACGAACCGATATGGACTATGTATTGCAATGGTAAAAAAGTTGGGTATGCACTAAAGAGAGAGCCAACTGAGGATGATTTGAATGTGATACAAATGCTTCATGCAGCTTCAATGGGAGCTGGGGTGCTTCCCATTGATCATACCAGTGCTGGAGAATCTTCATCGGATGAGGGAGAATTGACTTACATGAGAGCTTGCTTTGAACGAGTGGTAGGATCCAGGGACTCGGAAACTTATTATATGATGAATCCGGATGGTCGCAACAGTGGACCAGAACTTAGCATTTTTTTCGTAAGGGTTTGA
- the LOC113701321 gene encoding HMG-Y-related protein A-like, producing MATEEVGKPASLPPYPQMIVEAIDALKQKEGANKSAISKYIESKYGDLPAGHSTLLTVHLTRMKESGELVFFKNNYQMPDPTAPPRRGRGRPPKPKDPAAQGAVASPPRPRGRPKKDPNAEPAPKKPKPATAPPAVSKTGRPRGRPRKVQP from the exons ATGGCGACTGAAGAAGTTGGTAAACCTGCTTCCCTCCCTCCATATCCGCAG ATGATTGTCGAAGCCATTGATGCATTGAAGCAGAAAGAGGGGGCAAACAAGTCAGCAATATCCAAATACATAGAATCAAAGTATGGAGATTTGCCAGCCGGACACTCCACCTTACTCACCGTTCATTTAACCAGGATGAAAGAAAGTGGTGAACTCGTTTTCTTCAAGAACAATTACCAGATGCCTGATCCAACTGCCCCGCCCCGGAGAGGCCGCGGCCGTCCCCCGAAGCCGAAGGACCCTGCTGCTCAAGGGGCAGTGGCTTCACCACCGAGGCCTCGAGGCCGCCCAAAAAAGGACCCCAATGCTGAGCCTGCACCTAAGAAGCCCAAGCCAGCAACTGCCCCGCCTGCTGTTTCGAAAACTGGAAGGCCTAGAGGTAGGCCTAGGAAGGTGCAGCCATAG